From Actinomycetes bacterium, a single genomic window includes:
- a CDS encoding ABC-2 family transporter protein: protein MFGVVWASWIWEFPEAVRSGDFVVELTRPGDPWLRQLAYELGRTFNQLLFRSTLPLLGAAALLPLALPTTPAGGLLVAVSMVLASVVAFEIRFLFGTVAFWSSDYRAVFNVVFPVLWLVSGFVIPIDYFPAALRALAEGSPLYAMLMAPVHVAVGQSVPASLARQVAWVVVLGVASRVTLSLACRRLVVHGD from the coding sequence ATGTTCGGGGTGGTCTGGGCGAGCTGGATCTGGGAGTTCCCGGAGGCGGTGCGCTCGGGTGACTTCGTGGTCGAGCTGACCCGGCCCGGCGACCCCTGGCTGCGCCAGCTCGCCTACGAGCTCGGCCGGACGTTCAACCAGCTGCTCTTCCGCTCCACGCTGCCGCTGCTCGGCGCGGCCGCGCTCCTCCCCCTGGCCCTGCCCACCACCCCGGCCGGGGGGCTACTGGTCGCGGTCAGCATGGTGCTCGCCAGCGTGGTCGCGTTCGAGATCCGGTTCCTGTTCGGCACGGTCGCGTTCTGGTCGTCGGACTACCGGGCGGTGTTCAACGTCGTCTTCCCGGTGCTGTGGCTGGTGTCGGGGTTCGTGATCCCGATCGACTACTTCCCGGCGGCGCTTCGGGCCCTGGCCGAGGGGAGCCCTCTGTACGCGATGCTGATGGCGCCGGTCCACGTGGCCGTGGGCCAGTCGGTGCCGGCGTCGCTGGCCCGCCAGGTGGCCTGGGTGGTCGTGCTGGGCGTGGCGAGCCGGGTGACCCTCTCGCTGGCCTGCCGGCGGCTGGTGGTCCACGGTGACTAA
- a CDS encoding HAD family hydrolase, which produces MAGHGREDGDGAGRSRARLVASDLDGTLLRPDGTVSERTRAAIEQALAGGVAFVIVTGRPARSVREIADRAGVRGLAICANGALVYDLNADEVVATAPLAAEVGRRLVSELRAALPGALFASETEERFMSETGWGGRGLAATDRVELDDPLGLVAAPVIKLLVRHPERPFAELVERARAVARDEAVVTWSGVGLAEISAAGVTKAFALDQVCRRLGIAPAQVVALGDMPNDLPMLAWAGRSVAVANADEQVLAVADEVTAANTDDGVAIVLERLMDERRR; this is translated from the coding sequence ATGGCAGGGCACGGACGTGAGGACGGGGACGGGGCCGGGCGGTCGCGGGCGCGCCTGGTCGCCAGTGACCTCGACGGCACCCTGCTCCGGCCCGACGGGACGGTGTCAGAGCGGACCCGGGCCGCGATCGAGCAGGCCCTGGCCGGCGGGGTGGCGTTCGTGATCGTCACCGGCCGGCCGGCTCGCAGCGTCCGTGAGATCGCCGACCGGGCCGGCGTGCGCGGGCTCGCCATCTGCGCCAATGGCGCCCTCGTCTACGACCTCAACGCCGACGAGGTGGTCGCCACCGCCCCGCTGGCCGCCGAGGTGGGCAGGCGCCTGGTCTCCGAGCTGCGGGCGGCCCTGCCCGGAGCCTTGTTCGCGTCCGAGACCGAGGAGCGGTTCATGTCGGAGACCGGCTGGGGCGGGAGGGGCCTGGCCGCCACCGACCGGGTGGAGCTCGACGACCCGCTTGGCCTGGTCGCCGCCCCAGTCATCAAGCTGCTGGTCCGCCACCCCGAGCGGCCCTTCGCCGAGCTGGTGGAGCGGGCCCGCGCGGTAGCCCGGGACGAGGCGGTGGTCACCTGGTCGGGGGTCGGGCTGGCCGAGATCTCGGCCGCGGGGGTGACCAAGGCGTTCGCGCTCGACCAGGTGTGCCGGCGGCTGGGTATCGCCCCGGCCCAGGTGGTCGCGCTCGGCGACATGCCCAACGACCTCCCCATGCTCGCCTGGGCGGGCAGGTCGGTGGCCGTGGCCAACGCCGACGAGCAGGTGCTCGCTGTGGCCGACGAGGTCACCGCCGCCAACACCGACGACGGGGTGGCGATCGTGCTCGAACGGCTCATGGACGAGCGGAGACGTTGA
- a CDS encoding dolichyl-phosphate beta-glucosyltransferase codes for MARTAATPASKGGAFPGHPCWPPASQGEAPATPAAPATLTLIFPCYNEAERLPGTLGAYLDRLSRVPGQVEVLVVDDGSTDATSAVAREIAAGDTRVRVLRAEPNHGKGFAVRAGMLACEGELVVFTDADGSYGPSEVERVAAALADAPVAIGSRDLRSSAGSRTRQLASRLFNLAIRALLGLPFRDTQCGLKGFRREAALEVFGRARLDGFAFDVEVLYLARRLGLPVAEVEVRAEERDGSKVRLVVDALRMLREALAVRRAAALGAYERGPRQ; via the coding sequence GTGGCACGGACCGCCGCGACGCCGGCCAGCAAGGGTGGTGCATTCCCCGGCCACCCTTGCTGGCCTCCAGCTTCCCAGGGCGAGGCCCCAGCGACCCCCGCCGCACCGGCCACGCTCACGCTGATCTTCCCCTGCTACAACGAGGCTGAGCGTCTGCCGGGCACGCTGGGCGCCTATCTCGACCGCCTGTCACGGGTGCCCGGCCAGGTGGAGGTGCTGGTCGTGGACGACGGGTCGACCGACGCCACCTCCGCAGTGGCGAGAGAGATCGCGGCCGGCGACACGCGCGTCCGGGTGCTCCGTGCCGAACCCAACCACGGCAAGGGGTTTGCCGTGCGGGCGGGGATGCTGGCCTGCGAAGGGGAGCTCGTCGTGTTCACCGACGCCGACGGCTCCTACGGCCCGAGCGAGGTGGAGCGAGTCGCGGCCGCGCTGGCCGACGCGCCGGTCGCGATCGGCTCGCGGGACCTGCGCTCCTCAGCCGGCTCCCGCACCCGCCAGCTCGCCAGCAGGCTGTTCAACCTCGCCATCCGTGCACTGCTCGGCCTGCCGTTCCGCGACACCCAGTGCGGCCTCAAGGGCTTCCGCCGCGAGGCGGCGCTCGAAGTGTTCGGCCGCGCTCGGCTCGACGGCTTCGCGTTCGACGTCGAGGTCCTGTACCTGGCGCGCCGGCTCGGCCTACCGGTCGCCGAGGTCGAGGTGCGGGCCGAGGAGCGCGACGGGAGCAAGGTCCGGCTTGTGGTCGACGCGCTCCGCATGCTGCGCGAGGCGCTCGCCGTGCGCCGCGCGGCCGCCCTGGGCGCCTACGAGCGCGGCCCGAGGCAGTAG
- a CDS encoding MarR family transcriptional regulator has protein sequence MSETPQPGAEPRPSPEAREIWELLIELSASRMRQRFSRTIAELRLSPPQAHALRQLEPDQPLPMRDLAGSLACDASNVTGIADRLEKRGLVERQVSSSDRRVKTLVVTPEGVATRKRLLALLHEVPAPIAMLSPGEQRLLRDVLRRILEAPDEQA, from the coding sequence ATGAGCGAGACGCCGCAGCCGGGTGCGGAGCCAAGGCCGAGTCCAGAGGCCAGGGAGATCTGGGAGCTCCTGATCGAGCTGTCAGCCTCCCGGATGCGCCAGCGGTTCAGCCGCACCATCGCCGAACTGCGGCTCTCACCACCCCAGGCCCACGCGCTGCGTCAGCTCGAGCCCGACCAGCCCCTGCCCATGCGCGACCTCGCCGGCAGCCTGGCCTGCGACGCGTCCAACGTGACCGGCATCGCCGACCGCCTCGAGAAGCGGGGGCTCGTCGAGCGCCAGGTGTCGTCGAGCGACCGGCGGGTGAAGACCCTGGTCGTGACCCCGGAAGGGGTGGCCACCCGCAAGCGCCTGCTCGCGCTGCTCCACGAGGTGCCAGCACCGATCGCGATGCTCAGCCCCGGCGAGCAGCGCCTGCTCCGCGACGTGCTCCGGCGCATCCTCGAAGCACCCGACGAGCAGGCCTGA
- a CDS encoding head GIN domain-containing protein: MRRYQGFRASLPLLALVAASLLGTACVGIGVGVKGSGKIVDEEVQVDSFDRIDIGSAFKVQVSLGERDALTLHVDDNIRDRIEYGVSGGTLRLRLKPRSPVRDATLRADVFVRRLREVRASGASNVQIDSELTGDAVAVGLSGASEVSGRANVGALRAELSGASKMRFAGKASGLTVQASGASGLDLGELEAERLDVQLSGASKATVSATGTISADLSGASSLRYKGSPRFERQQTSGSSSIERL; encoded by the coding sequence ATGCGACGGTACCAGGGCTTCCGCGCCTCCCTCCCCCTGCTCGCGCTCGTGGCGGCCTCCCTGCTCGGAACGGCCTGTGTCGGCATCGGCGTCGGCGTCAAGGGCTCCGGCAAGATCGTGGACGAGGAAGTGCAGGTCGACTCGTTCGACCGCATCGACATCGGCTCGGCCTTCAAGGTGCAGGTCTCGTTGGGGGAGCGGGACGCGCTCACCCTCCACGTCGACGACAACATCCGCGACCGGATCGAGTACGGCGTGTCCGGGGGCACCCTCCGGCTCCGGCTCAAGCCCCGGTCCCCGGTGCGGGATGCCACGCTCCGGGCCGACGTGTTCGTGCGCAGGCTGCGCGAGGTGCGCGCATCCGGCGCCTCGAACGTGCAGATCGACTCCGAGCTGACCGGCGATGCCGTCGCGGTCGGCCTCTCCGGGGCCAGCGAGGTCAGCGGCCGGGCCAACGTGGGCGCGCTCCGGGCCGAGCTCTCGGGCGCGTCCAAGATGCGGTTCGCAGGGAAGGCGAGCGGGCTCACGGTCCAGGCGAGTGGCGCGAGCGGCCTCGACCTCGGCGAGCTCGAGGCCGAGCGGCTCGACGTCCAGCTGTCCGGCGCCAGCAAGGCCACCGTGTCGGCGACCGGCACGATCTCGGCCGACCTGTCGGGTGCGTCGAGCCTGCGGTACAAGGGGAGCCCCCGGTTCGAGCGCCAGCAGACCTCGGGCAGCTCCTCGATCGAGCGGCTCTGA